One window of Mediterraneibacter gnavus ATCC 29149 genomic DNA carries:
- the rimP gene encoding ribosome maturation factor RimP: MSRREEYEKQTEELLEPIVAEQGFELVDVEYVKEAGNWYLRAYIDKPGGITVDDCEVVSRRFSDILDEKDYIEDSYIFEVSSPGLGRPLKKEKDFIRSVGQEVEIRTYRAINRQKEFVGILKEFDQNTVTISYEDDSTQTFEKSEIALIRLALDF, encoded by the coding sequence GTGTCAAGAAGAGAAGAATATGAAAAACAGACAGAAGAACTTTTAGAGCCGATCGTAGCAGAACAGGGATTCGAGCTGGTAGATGTAGAATATGTAAAAGAAGCAGGAAACTGGTATCTGAGAGCATATATCGACAAGCCGGGAGGGATCACAGTGGATGACTGCGAAGTGGTAAGCAGAAGATTTTCAGACATTCTGGATGAGAAAGACTACATCGAAGATTCCTATATTTTTGAGGTGAGCTCTCCAGGGCTTGGAAGACCTTTGAAGAAAGAAAAAGATTTTATCAGAAGCGTGGGACAGGAAGTGGAGATCCGTACGTACCGTGCGATTAACAGACAGAAAGAATTTGTTGGAATTCTGAAAGAATTTGATCAGAACACAGTGACGATCTCATATGAAGATGACAGTACACAGACATTTGAAAAAAGTGAAATTGCACTTATCCGTTTAGCGTTGGATTTTTAA
- a CDS encoding DNA gyrase/topoisomerase IV subunit A has translation MSSESQIIRTEYSDVMRKSYIDYAMSVIISRALPDVRDGLKPVQRRTLYDMYELGIRYDKPYRKCARIVGDTMGKYHPHGDSSIYESLVVMAQEFKKGMVLVDGHGNFGSIEGDGAAAMRYTEARLTKFTQEAYLADLDKDIIDFGPNFDETEKEPLVLPVRVPNLLINGAEGIAVGMATSIPTHNLGEVIDAVKAYMKNDAITTKQLMKYIKGPDFPTGGIVVNKDDLPEIYETGQGKIKIRGKVEVEDLKGGKKQLVITEIPYTMIGAGIGKFLNDVCNLVETKKTTDIVDISNQSSKEGIRIVLELKKGADVENLKNMLYKKTRLEDTFGVNMLAVANGRPETLGLKAIIEHHVDFQFELTTRKYKTLLAKELDKKEVQEGLIKACDVIDLIIEILRGSKSVKDAKACLTQGITENIKFKSQISKKMAAMLRFTERQASAILEMRLYKLIGLEIEALQKEHETTLKNIARYEDILNHYDSMATLIMEELDAFKKEYGRKRRTAIENAEAAVFEEKKVEEQEVIFLMDRFGYAKTVDVSVYERNKEAADSENKYVVNCLNTGKICLFTDTGKMHQIKVMDLPYGRFRDKGVPIDNVSNYSSSEEQIVTICDAQQIAFEKLLFATKQGMIKRVDGSEFQVAKRTIAATKLQEEDALIHVGMVQENQNIVLQTRDGYFLRFLTAEIPEKKKGAVGVRGIKLQKTDELEQIHLFEEGTDTKVKYGEKEVTLNRLKLAKRDGVGTKQRK, from the coding sequence ATGAGCAGTGAATCACAGATAATCAGAACAGAATACTCGGATGTGATGCGCAAGTCCTATATTGATTATGCGATGAGTGTCATCATATCCCGTGCCCTTCCGGATGTGAGAGACGGACTGAAACCGGTACAGAGACGGACACTTTACGATATGTATGAATTAGGGATCCGCTATGACAAGCCATACCGGAAATGTGCCCGTATCGTGGGAGATACGATGGGTAAATATCATCCTCATGGTGATAGTTCCATTTATGAGTCTTTAGTGGTTATGGCACAGGAATTCAAAAAGGGAATGGTGCTGGTGGACGGACATGGAAATTTTGGTTCCATCGAAGGCGACGGAGCAGCTGCCATGCGTTATACAGAAGCACGTCTGACCAAGTTTACTCAGGAGGCATACCTTGCGGATCTGGACAAGGATATCATTGATTTCGGACCGAACTTTGATGAGACAGAAAAAGAACCTCTGGTACTTCCGGTGCGGGTTCCGAATCTTCTTATCAATGGAGCGGAAGGAATCGCAGTCGGAATGGCAACGAGTATCCCGACACACAATCTGGGAGAAGTCATTGATGCGGTAAAGGCTTATATGAAAAATGACGCCATTACGACAAAACAGCTGATGAAATACATCAAAGGACCGGATTTTCCGACAGGCGGTATTGTGGTCAATAAAGATGATCTTCCTGAAATCTATGAGACCGGACAGGGGAAGATCAAGATCCGCGGAAAGGTAGAAGTAGAAGATTTAAAAGGCGGTAAAAAACAGCTTGTCATTACAGAAATTCCATATACCATGATCGGAGCCGGAATCGGAAAGTTTTTGAATGACGTCTGCAATCTTGTAGAAACAAAAAAGACAACAGATATCGTGGATATTTCCAACCAGTCTTCCAAAGAAGGAATCCGGATCGTACTGGAACTGAAAAAAGGCGCGGATGTGGAAAATCTGAAAAATATGCTCTACAAAAAGACGCGTCTGGAGGATACATTCGGAGTCAATATGCTGGCCGTGGCAAACGGAAGGCCGGAAACGCTGGGATTAAAGGCGATCATTGAGCATCATGTGGATTTTCAGTTTGAGCTGACCACGAGAAAATACAAAACGCTTCTCGCAAAAGAACTGGATAAAAAAGAAGTGCAGGAAGGTTTGATCAAAGCCTGTGACGTGATCGATCTGATCATTGAGATTCTGCGGGGAAGCAAGTCTGTCAAAGATGCCAAAGCATGTCTGACGCAGGGAATCACAGAGAACATCAAGTTTAAATCTCAGATTTCGAAAAAGATGGCGGCTATGCTCCGTTTTACGGAAAGACAGGCATCTGCAATTCTGGAAATGCGGTTGTATAAACTGATTGGTCTGGAAATTGAAGCGCTGCAGAAAGAACACGAGACAACGCTGAAAAATATTGCCCGCTATGAAGATATTTTGAATCATTATGATTCCATGGCAACGCTGATCATGGAAGAGCTGGATGCATTTAAAAAAGAGTATGGAAGAAAGCGCCGTACTGCGATTGAAAATGCAGAGGCGGCAGTGTTTGAAGAAAAGAAAGTAGAAGAGCAGGAAGTGATCTTTTTGATGGATCGCTTCGGGTATGCGAAAACAGTGGATGTGAGTGTGTATGAGCGAAACAAAGAGGCGGCAGACAGTGAGAATAAATATGTTGTAAATTGTCTGAATACCGGAAAAATCTGTCTGTTTACGGATACCGGAAAAATGCATCAGATCAAAGTGATGGATCTGCCATATGGAAGATTCCGGGATAAAGGCGTTCCGATTGACAATGTGAGCAATTACAGCAGCAGTGAAGAACAGATTGTGACGATCTGTGACGCACAGCAGATCGCGTTTGAGAAGCTTTTGTTTGCCACAAAGCAAGGAATGATCAAGCGAGTAGACGGCAGTGAGTTCCAGGTGGCAAAACGAACCATTGCAGCAACCAAGCTCCAGGAAGAGGATGCACTGATCCATGTTGGGATGGTTCAGGAGAATCAGAATATTGTGCTGCAGACAAGAGATGGATATTTCTTAAGATTTCTGACAGCAGAGATTCCGGAAAAGAAAAAAGGTGCAGTCGGCGTGCGCGGAATCAAGCTTCAGAAAACGGATGAGCTGGAGCAGATCCATCTGTTTGAAGAGGGAACAGATACAAAAGTGAAATATGGAGAAAAAGAAGTGACCTTGAACCGTCTGAAACTGGCTAAGAGAGACGGTGTCGGGACGAAGCAGAGGAAATGA
- a CDS encoding DNA gyrase/topoisomerase IV subunit B — MGKSNTYDADSISVLEGLEAVRKRPGMYIGSVSTKGLNHLIYEIVDNAVDEHLAGFCKNIHVTLEKDGSATVEDDGRGVPVGMHQKGISAARLVYTTLHAGGKFDDSAYKTSGGLHGVGSSVVNALSVYMDVQISREGYIHHDRYERGVPVVELEDGLLPTIGKTRKTGTKVNFLPDDTIFEKTKFRAEEVKSRLHETAYLNPELTIVFDDKRPDSQEHIEYHEPDGILGFIRDLNQKKEVLHDPIYFKGTAEGIEVEAAFQYVNEFHENVLGFCNNIYNAEGGTHLTGFKTTFTTVMNQYARELGILKEKDSNFTGADIRNGMTAIISIKHPDPRFEGQTKTKLDNPDAAKATGKVTGDEIVLYFDRNVETLKKVLSCAEKAAKIRKTEEKAKTNLLTKQKYSFDSNGKLANCESRDAKKCEIFIVEGDSAGGSAKTARNRNYQAILPIRGKILNVEKASIDKVLANAEIKTMINAFGCGFSEGYGNDFDITKLRYDKIIIMADADVDGAHISTLLLTLFYRFMPELIYEGHVYIAMPPLYKVMPKKGEEEYLYDDKALEKYRRTHDGGFTLQRYKGLGEMDADQLWETTLNPETRILKLVEIEDARMASGVTEMLMGTEVPPRRAFIYENATEAELDI, encoded by the coding sequence ATGGGAAAAAGCAATACATATGATGCGGACAGTATTTCTGTTCTGGAAGGGTTGGAGGCTGTACGCAAAAGACCTGGAATGTATATTGGAAGTGTCTCGACAAAAGGACTCAACCATCTGATCTATGAGATTGTGGACAATGCAGTGGATGAGCATCTGGCGGGATTTTGTAAAAATATTCATGTGACACTGGAAAAGGACGGTTCTGCTACGGTGGAGGATGACGGACGAGGCGTTCCGGTGGGGATGCATCAGAAAGGAATCTCTGCGGCACGTCTTGTATATACGACATTGCATGCAGGCGGAAAATTTGACGATAGTGCCTATAAGACGAGCGGAGGACTGCACGGTGTTGGTTCTTCGGTTGTCAATGCGCTGTCCGTTTATATGGATGTGCAGATCAGCAGAGAGGGATATATTCACCACGACCGCTATGAGCGCGGAGTTCCAGTGGTGGAGTTGGAGGATGGACTGCTTCCAACCATCGGAAAGACAAGAAAGACCGGAACCAAGGTCAATTTTTTACCGGACGATACGATTTTTGAGAAGACAAAATTCCGGGCAGAGGAAGTGAAAAGTCGTCTTCATGAAACTGCTTATCTCAATCCCGAGCTGACGATTGTATTTGATGACAAACGTCCGGATTCGCAGGAACATATTGAATATCATGAACCGGATGGAATTCTGGGATTTATCCGGGATCTGAATCAGAAAAAGGAAGTGCTTCACGATCCGATCTACTTCAAGGGAACAGCAGAAGGAATCGAAGTCGAAGCGGCATTTCAGTATGTCAATGAGTTCCATGAGAACGTGCTGGGATTTTGCAACAATATTTACAATGCAGAAGGGGGAACCCATCTGACCGGATTTAAGACAACATTTACGACGGTCATGAATCAATATGCCAGAGAGCTTGGTATTTTAAAAGAGAAGGATTCGAATTTTACAGGAGCAGATATCCGAAACGGGATGACCGCGATTATTTCCATCAAGCATCCGGATCCGCGGTTTGAAGGGCAGACCAAGACAAAGCTGGACAACCCGGATGCAGCAAAAGCCACCGGAAAAGTGACCGGAGATGAGATTGTTCTGTATTTTGACCGGAACGTAGAGACGCTGAAAAAAGTATTGTCCTGTGCGGAGAAGGCTGCAAAGATCCGAAAGACGGAGGAAAAGGCGAAGACGAATCTTCTGACAAAGCAGAAATATTCGTTTGACAGCAATGGGAAACTGGCAAACTGTGAGAGCCGGGATGCAAAAAAATGTGAGATTTTTATCGTAGAGGGAGATTCTGCGGGCGGTTCGGCAAAGACAGCCAGAAACCGGAACTACCAGGCAATCCTGCCGATCAGAGGAAAGATCCTGAATGTGGAGAAGGCCAGCATTGACAAGGTGCTTGCCAACGCAGAGATCAAGACCATGATCAATGCATTTGGATGTGGATTTTCCGAAGGATACGGCAATGATTTTGACATTACAAAGCTTCGCTATGACAAGATCATCATTATGGCAGATGCGGATGTGGATGGAGCCCATATTTCGACATTGCTTCTGACGCTATTCTACCGGTTCATGCCGGAATTGATCTACGAGGGGCATGTCTATATTGCAATGCCGCCGCTTTATAAAGTGATGCCGAAAAAAGGAGAGGAAGAGTACCTGTATGATGACAAAGCTCTGGAAAAGTACCGGAGGACACATGACGGTGGATTTACTCTTCAGAGATACAAAGGTCTTGGAGAGATGGATGCAGATCAGCTTTGGGAAACGACGCTGAATCCGGAAACCCGGATTTTGAAGCTGGTAGAGATCGAGGATGCCAGAATGGCCTCCGGTGTGACGGAGATGCTGATGGGTACGGAAGTCCCGCCGAGAAGGGCGTTTATTTACGAAAATGCAACAGAGGCAGAACTGGATATATAG
- a CDS encoding stage II sporulation protein P, with translation MKREQSRAWMLMAVLVLLAALIGGKEFWRAFRYESRQVLQEYTEKMYMPGVAYQRADETRSSKDWFREKALSWLPLVKYVSDRENLEQEVEDEETLAKILEKQANDESVVDADGNLVGESKTAEVPANLGENKSSIDMSIERLRDFDYLLSNFYTVDSSTMIGPEQLNADDLLGRSMKIDRKQKGPKILIFHTHSQEEFADSIPGDPSTSIVGIGDYLTELLNQKGIETIHDKGVYDIINGQLDRSNAYEYAEAGVRPILEANPTIEVAIDLHRDGVAEGTHLVTEVNGKPTAKIMYFNGLSRTRANGDITYLPNPYIQDNLAFSLQMELASERMFPGFARHIYLRAYRYNLHLLPKSLLIEAGAQTNTVQEMKNAMEVLAETLCQVIG, from the coding sequence ATGAAGAGAGAACAAAGCCGGGCATGGATGCTGATGGCAGTGCTTGTGCTTCTGGCGGCCCTGATCGGAGGAAAAGAATTTTGGAGGGCATTCAGATATGAAAGCAGGCAGGTGTTACAGGAGTATACGGAAAAGATGTACATGCCCGGGGTGGCCTATCAGAGAGCGGATGAGACCAGAAGTTCGAAAGACTGGTTTCGGGAAAAAGCACTTTCCTGGCTGCCTTTGGTAAAATATGTTTCTGACAGGGAGAATCTGGAGCAGGAAGTGGAGGATGAGGAGACGCTGGCGAAAATACTGGAGAAGCAGGCCAACGATGAAAGCGTTGTGGATGCAGATGGGAATCTGGTGGGAGAGAGCAAGACTGCGGAAGTGCCGGCAAATCTGGGGGAGAACAAATCTTCCATCGATATGTCGATTGAAAGACTGCGGGACTTTGACTATCTTTTGAGCAATTTTTATACGGTAGACAGTTCTACGATGATCGGACCGGAGCAGTTGAATGCAGATGATCTTCTTGGAAGGAGCATGAAGATCGACCGGAAGCAGAAGGGGCCGAAAATTTTAATTTTTCACACCCATTCCCAGGAAGAATTTGCAGATTCCATTCCCGGTGACCCCTCTACCAGTATTGTAGGAATCGGGGATTATCTGACAGAACTTTTGAATCAGAAAGGAATTGAAACAATTCATGATAAAGGTGTCTATGACATCATCAACGGACAGCTGGACAGAAGCAACGCGTATGAGTATGCAGAGGCAGGTGTGCGCCCGATTCTGGAAGCAAATCCGACCATTGAGGTAGCCATTGATCTGCACAGAGATGGTGTGGCAGAGGGGACACATCTTGTGACCGAGGTGAATGGAAAGCCGACAGCGAAGATCATGTATTTTAACGGACTGAGCAGAACACGGGCAAACGGAGATATCACCTATCTGCCAAATCCGTACATTCAGGATAATCTTGCCTTTTCTCTTCAGATGGAACTGGCATCTGAGAGGATGTTTCCCGGATTTGCCAGACACATTTATCTGCGTGCTTACCGCTATAATCTGCATCTGCTTCCAAAATCTCTTCTGATCGAGGCAGGGGCCCAGACCAATACGGTGCAGGAGATGAAAAACGCCATGGAAGTACTGGCGGAGACGTTGTGTCAGGTGATCGGATAA
- the gpr gene encoding GPR endopeptidase — MLEKYSVRTDLALEEKERFESDHVEIQGVILEEDYDKEKEIRITRVKIETEKGAKAMGKPVGTYITLEAPNMAVPDTDYHREVSEKIAGFVQELLKAQNVKTEELSVLIVGLGNRQVTPDALGPYVTDNLCATRHIVKEYGKYAMGMQHVNLVSTLAPGVMGQTGMETVEVVRGVVKETKPDLVIAVDALAARNSRRLNRTIQIADTGIHPGSGVGNHRNGITRESIGVPVIGIGVPTVVDAATIVNDTMENLILALESSEALKSVGEVLRSYNAAEKYELIKELIAPHLNGMFVTPKDVDEMVKQISYTISEGLNLLFSNAEES; from the coding sequence ATGTTGGAAAAGTATAGTGTTCGTACAGATTTGGCACTGGAGGAAAAGGAGCGTTTTGAGTCGGATCATGTCGAGATACAGGGAGTGATTCTGGAGGAGGACTATGATAAGGAAAAAGAAATCCGGATCACCCGGGTAAAGATTGAGACGGAAAAAGGTGCAAAAGCAATGGGGAAACCGGTGGGTACCTACATTACATTAGAAGCGCCGAATATGGCAGTGCCGGACACAGACTACCATAGAGAGGTTTCAGAGAAAATTGCGGGATTTGTGCAGGAGCTCTTAAAAGCGCAGAATGTAAAAACAGAAGAACTTTCCGTTCTGATTGTAGGGCTCGGAAACCGTCAGGTGACACCGGATGCGCTTGGTCCTTATGTGACAGACAATCTGTGTGCGACAAGGCATATTGTCAAGGAGTACGGAAAATATGCGATGGGAATGCAGCATGTGAATCTGGTCAGCACACTGGCTCCGGGTGTGATGGGACAGACGGGAATGGAAACTGTAGAGGTGGTCCGTGGTGTGGTAAAAGAAACGAAACCGGATCTTGTGATTGCAGTGGATGCGCTGGCAGCAAGAAACAGTCGGAGATTAAACCGTACGATCCAGATCGCAGATACCGGAATCCATCCGGGTTCCGGAGTGGGAAATCACAGAAACGGAATTACCAGAGAATCCATCGGAGTTCCGGTGATCGGGATCGGAGTTCCGACAGTTGTGGATGCGGCAACCATTGTCAATGATACGATGGAGAACCTGATTTTGGCGCTGGAATCTTCTGAGGCATTAAAAAGTGTGGGGGAAGTGCTCCGTTCTTACAATGCGGCAGAAAAGTATGAACTGATCAAAGAACTGATCGCTCCGCATTTAAACGGGATGTTTGTGACGCCAAAAGACGTGGATGAAATGGTGAAACAGATCAGCTATACGATTTCGGAAGGTTTAAATCTGCTTTTTTCTAACGCAGAAGAGTCATAA
- the rpsT gene encoding 30S ribosomal protein S20: protein MANIKSAKKRILVNETKAAKNKAIKSRVKTSVKKVEAAVAQKDMEAAKTALKAAIGEISKAGSKGVYHKKTVSRKISRLTKAVNGIA from the coding sequence TTGGCTAACATTAAATCTGCTAAAAAAAGAATTTTAGTTAACGAAACAAAAGCTGCTAAAAACAAAGCAATCAAATCAAGAGTAAAGACTTCTGTAAAGAAAGTAGAAGCTGCAGTTGCTCAGAAAGATATGGAAGCTGCAAAAACAGCTCTCAAAGCAGCAATCGGAGAGATCAGCAAAGCAGGAAGCAAAGGTGTTTACCACAAAAAAACTGTTTCCAGAAAGATTTCCCGTCTTACAAAAGCTGTAAACGGAATTGCTTAA
- a CDS encoding orotate phosphoribosyltransferase has product MTEEFVNLRSRKNPKARIKLMGGHFATMNSHVNTYIDMSTVKTRHNNARETAATLAEEYKTDTMVETIVCLKNTEVIGAFMAEHLADTGRISMSAGNNISVVTPEFDTMGQILFRDSNQRMIEGKQVLILTDSVTTGALLAKAVEAVLYYGGRVCGICAVFSAVNRAAGMDVRSIFTVSDLPDYKGYAAKDCPLCREGQKLDGIVNTFGLVKF; this is encoded by the coding sequence ATGACAGAAGAATTTGTAAACCTTCGTTCCAGAAAAAATCCGAAAGCACGTATCAAATTGATGGGTGGACATTTTGCGACGATGAATTCGCACGTGAACACGTATATTGATATGTCTACTGTCAAGACACGGCATAATAATGCAAGAGAGACGGCAGCTACATTGGCAGAAGAGTACAAAACCGATACTATGGTAGAAACCATCGTATGTCTGAAAAATACAGAAGTGATCGGCGCATTTATGGCAGAACATCTGGCGGATACAGGCAGGATTTCCATGAGTGCAGGAAATAATATTTCGGTTGTGACACCGGAGTTTGATACCATGGGACAGATACTGTTTCGGGACAGTAACCAGCGTATGATCGAAGGGAAGCAGGTACTGATCCTGACAGATTCTGTGACGACCGGTGCTTTGCTTGCAAAAGCCGTGGAAGCAGTGCTGTATTACGGTGGACGTGTATGTGGTATCTGTGCAGTATTCAGTGCGGTCAACCGGGCAGCAGGTATGGATGTCAGGTCAATCTTTACGGTTTCTGATCTGCCGGATTATAAAGGATATGCAGCCAAAGACTGCCCGCTGTGCAGGGAGGGGCAGAAACTGGATGGAATTGTCAATACATTCGGTCTTGTAAAATTCTGA
- a CDS encoding PRD domain-containing protein, whose protein sequence is MYRVSKVLNNNGVIAINMEENIEYVLLGKGIGFGKKISQRFEAPDNCTRYSLKEDTERGSAKELAKSISPEYLEIADEILQKAEMKFGTIDRRILFPLADHISFAADRILSGEQISNPLTEDIRVLFHSEYEVASQLKEILQKRLGIEIDAHEIGYVALHIHSAIEDESVSAAMQMAGAIRECVQVLERESGKKIDVMSLAYNRLMNHVKYMVMRAVRGESIKLDMNEYMEEKHPESFALAAAICEKIERGCKIRLEKMEVGYLAMHIERVYLDTLGAQNEE, encoded by the coding sequence ATGTACAGAGTAAGTAAAGTGTTGAATAACAATGGCGTGATCGCGATTAATATGGAAGAAAATATAGAATATGTGCTGCTGGGAAAAGGAATTGGTTTTGGGAAAAAAATCAGCCAGAGATTTGAAGCGCCGGATAACTGCACCCGGTATTCTTTGAAAGAAGATACGGAACGGGGGAGTGCAAAAGAACTGGCAAAAAGCATTTCTCCGGAATATCTGGAGATCGCAGATGAAATTCTGCAAAAAGCAGAGATGAAATTTGGCACGATTGACAGGAGAATCCTGTTTCCGCTGGCAGATCATATTTCTTTTGCAGCAGATCGTATCTTAAGTGGGGAACAGATCAGTAATCCATTGACAGAGGACATCAGGGTATTGTTCCACAGCGAGTATGAGGTTGCATCCCAATTAAAAGAAATTCTTCAGAAAAGACTGGGAATTGAGATTGATGCACATGAAATCGGATATGTAGCGCTTCATATTCACTCAGCAATCGAGGATGAGAGTGTATCGGCAGCAATGCAGATGGCAGGAGCAATCCGGGAATGTGTGCAGGTTCTGGAGCGGGAAAGTGGAAAAAAGATCGATGTCATGTCTCTTGCATATAACCGTCTGATGAATCATGTGAAATACATGGTTATGCGGGCAGTGCGGGGAGAGAGCATCAAGTTGGATATGAATGAATATATGGAAGAAAAACATCCGGAGTCATTTGCGCTGGCAGCAGCGATCTGTGAAAAAATTGAACGCGGCTGCAAGATCAGGCTGGAAAAAATGGAAGTCGGTTACCTGGCAATGCATATTGAACGTGTCTACCTGGATACATTAGGCGCGCAGAATGAAGAATAA
- a CDS encoding PTS transporter subunit IIABC has translation MKDKIFGVLQRIGRSFMLPIAILPVAGLLLGIGSSFTNETTIATYGFQKILGDGTVLHALLTIMNKVGSAVFDNLPLIFAVGVAIGMAKKEKEVSALSALIAYFVMNVAINGMLVVNGEITADGEIAKNVLEGTVASVCGIQSLQMGVFGGIIVGLGVAALHNRFHKIVLPNALSFFGGSRFVPIISTIVYMFVGIGMYFIWPPVQNGIYALGGLVTGSGYVGTLIFGIIKRALIPFGLHHVFYMPFWQTAVGGSMEVAGQMVQGGQNIFFAQLADSANVVHFSADATRYFSGEFIFMIFGLPGAALAMYRCAKSEKKKAAGGLLLSAALACMLTGITEPLEFSFLFVAPALFAVQVVLAGSAYMIAHMLNIAVGLTFSGGFLDFFLFGILQGNEKTSWMRVIPVGIIYFILYYVIFTFLIKKFDFKTPGREDDDTATKLYTKADVNARKESSKKGDAGAAADPVSAMITEGLGGKSNISDVDCCATRLRITVKDAGKVKDEILKQTGSRGIVKKGQGVQVIYGPHVTVIKANLEDYLETAEDMPLGETTAFVEEAASEPEEVQTTSSKEQDSEKKVKETVIISSPITGNAVELSEVPDEGFAGKMMGDGAAVIPTDGMILAPEDGEVVFVFETKHALGFQTDSQMALLLHIGIDTVALNGQGFEVFVENGQKVKKGEPLMKIDISYLKEHAPSLCSPVLCTELGDNQKVRLLKEGEIKAGEPLFAVDVYEA, from the coding sequence ATGAAAGACAAGATTTTTGGTGTTTTACAGCGAATCGGAAGATCCTTTATGCTTCCGATCGCGATTCTTCCGGTAGCAGGTCTGCTGCTGGGAATTGGAAGTTCTTTTACGAATGAGACAACCATTGCAACGTATGGATTTCAAAAGATATTGGGAGACGGTACAGTGCTCCATGCACTTCTTACGATCATGAACAAGGTCGGAAGTGCGGTGTTCGATAATCTGCCGCTGATTTTCGCGGTAGGTGTAGCGATCGGAATGGCGAAAAAGGAGAAAGAAGTATCTGCACTGTCTGCACTGATTGCATATTTTGTAATGAATGTAGCGATCAATGGTATGCTTGTAGTAAACGGAGAAATCACGGCAGACGGAGAAATCGCAAAAAATGTGCTGGAAGGAACCGTTGCTTCTGTCTGCGGGATACAGTCTCTTCAGATGGGAGTATTCGGCGGTATTATCGTAGGGCTTGGTGTTGCGGCGCTGCATAATCGGTTTCACAAGATCGTGCTCCCGAACGCATTGTCATTTTTCGGCGGTTCCCGGTTTGTGCCGATCATTTCTACAATTGTATACATGTTTGTAGGTATCGGAATGTACTTTATCTGGCCTCCGGTCCAGAATGGAATTTACGCTTTGGGTGGTCTGGTCACAGGAAGCGGATATGTGGGAACGTTGATTTTCGGTATTATCAAACGTGCGCTGATCCCATTTGGACTGCATCATGTATTTTATATGCCGTTCTGGCAGACTGCCGTGGGAGGCAGCATGGAAGTTGCCGGACAGATGGTACAGGGAGGTCAGAATATCTTCTTTGCCCAGCTGGCGGATTCAGCCAATGTAGTGCATTTCAGCGCAGATGCGACCAGATATTTTTCCGGTGAGTTTATCTTTATGATCTTTGGACTTCCGGGTGCAGCTCTTGCAATGTACCGCTGTGCAAAGTCGGAAAAGAAAAAAGCGGCAGGTGGATTGTTGCTTTCCGCAGCATTGGCTTGTATGCTTACAGGTATCACAGAGCCATTAGAGTTTTCCTTCCTGTTTGTAGCACCGGCATTGTTTGCTGTTCAGGTTGTACTGGCAGGTTCGGCTTATATGATCGCGCATATGCTGAATATCGCAGTAGGACTGACATTCTCCGGTGGATTTTTGGATTTCTTCCTGTTTGGTATTTTGCAGGGAAATGAGAAGACAAGCTGGATGCGGGTGATTCCGGTGGGAATTATTTACTTTATTTTGTATTATGTGATTTTTACGTTCCTGATCAAAAAATTTGATTTTAAGACACCGGGACGTGAAGACGATGATACAGCGACAAAGCTGTATACAAAAGCAGATGTCAATGCAAGAAAAGAAAGCAGTAAAAAAGGAGATGCAGGAGCAGCTGCAGATCCTGTCAGTGCTATGATTACAGAAGGTCTTGGTGGAAAGAGCAATATCAGTGATGTGGATTGCTGTGCCACAAGACTTCGTATCACAGTAAAGGATGCAGGAAAGGTAAAAGATGAGATCCTCAAGCAGACAGGATCCAGAGGAATTGTAAAAAAAGGCCAGGGAGTACAGGTAATCTATGGGCCGCATGTAACTGTGATCAAAGCGAATCTGGAGGACTATCTGGAAACCGCAGAAGATATGCCTCTGGGAGAAACAACTGCTTTCGTAGAAGAAGCAGCTTCTGAACCGGAAGAGGTGCAGACTACAAGTTCAAAAGAGCAGGATTCAGAGAAAAAAGTAAAGGAAACTGTGATCATATCCAGCCCGATTACGGGAAATGCAGTGGAGCTTTCAGAGGTTCCGGATGAGGGATTTGCCGGAAAAATGATGGGAGACGGAGCAGCAGTAATTCCGACAGACGGGATGATCCTTGCGCCGGAAGACGGTGAGGTTGTGTTTGTGTTTGAGACCAAGCATGCGCTGGGATTCCAGACAGATTCCCAAATGGCACTTCTGCTGCATATCGGAATCGATACAGTGGCACTGAACGGACAGGGATTTGAAGTTTTTGTGGAAAACGGACAGAAAGTGAAAAAAGGGGAGCCGTTGATGAAAATCGATATTTCCTATCTGAAAGAACATGCACCGTCTCTTTGTTCACCGGTTCTGTGTACAGAATTAGGAGACAATCAGAAGGTTCGTCTTTTGAAAGAAGGAGAGATAAAGGCGGGAGAACCATTGTTTGCCGTGGATGTTTATGAAGCATAG